A segment of the Candidatus Protochlamydia naegleriophila genome:
AGGATGGTTGAATGAAATCCTAATCTTTAAACATAAGGCTCTATGAAAAAAGTTATTTTCCCCGGCTCTTTCGATCCTCCGACTCTCGGCCATCTGGATATTGCCTTAAGAGCAGCCAATATCTTTGACTACGTGTACATAGCAATCGGCCAAAACCCACGCAAGAAACATAGGGCCTTTAGCCCTGAGGAAAGAATGGAGCTGCTCAGCACCGTGCTTCATCAGGTTCCAAATGTTGAGATTGTTACGTTCAATGGATTGCTGGCCGATTTTGCAAACACACTCGGAGTCAAAACGATTTTAAGAGCTATTCGCAATGCGTCGGATTTTGACTATGAAAATCTGCAAGCTCAAATGAACCGCAGGCTTGGCAATGTAGAAACTCTTTACATGGTCGCTGACGAGAAATTTCGGCTCATAAGCTCGGCTCTGATCCATGAAATTGCAGGCTACGGACGAAGATTGCACGGCTTCGTTCCAGAAGAGATCGAAAAACTGGTCTTTGAGCGGTTGTCGCAGCTTGACACAATGAATGAACTCTTAGATTAAAGGTATGTGCGAGCTTAAGAGAAGAGCCAGCAAGGCTCTTCTCTCATTCCTACACTCAATGAGCAGTGCCAGATTCCATAGGGATCTGTATTGGAATTTCTTTGCGAATTCCTGGATAGTAATAGGCAGAAAACGTAACGGCCAAAGAACCTATGACCAGCTCTTCCTTGCCAAAAACAGCCACAGCTTGATATTCCCGCATCGACCAATCATCACGCACAAAATCGGCTAAGGCTGGCCATGCGTGAGGAGTTGTAAATGCCAATGCAACGCTCTTGCCTGGTTCAATGGAGGGTAAAGGAAGTTTTTCCGTTTGAAAAATCACACTGTCTTTTTCTTTTTCCAAAGGCTTTGCAAAGGCATAGCGCAAGTAGATTTCTGCATTTGGGCTGGCTTGAGTGCCCTTATTCTCCACTACAACAGATAATTTAGCAGGAGTGCCTGGTTGAACCTTATGAGCAGCATCTTTCTCAATAGGCTGAACAGCCTCTGCATGAATTAAGCCTTGTAGAATGGCCTGTGAATTTGGCACTTGGCTTTGCCCATAGCCTATGCGCGCCAACAAAAGCAAACCGGCGATAAGACCAATCCCAAATTTGAATAACCACGACTTAGAGGATTGAGAATTTTCCAACATTACTATTCTCCGTCACTTGTTACATATAAAAAAATTAAGCTCTTGCAAGCTGGAACACCATCTTTTATCCGAATACCGCGCGAATGGGATAAAATAAGGCAACGGCTAAAAGAGCGCCGATCGGTACGGTGACAACCCAAGAAATGAGAATATCGCGCGTTGTTGTTAAATTGACGGCTTCAAGGCCTCTTGCAAAACCGACACCTAAAACGGCTCCGACTAGTGTATGAGTCGTTGAAATGGGAAGTCCAAGTCTAGAGGCCAGTACAATCGTCGTCGCTGCACCAAATTCGGCTGCAAAGCCTCGGCTTGGAGTCAGCTCTGTAATTTTTTTCCCAATAGTTTCAATGACGCGCCAGCCCCACGTTGCCAAGCCAACGACAATGCCGCTCCCACCAAGTGCGAGTGCCCAAGTGGGAACCGGAGCTTCAACCGCAAAAAGTCCAGTAGTCAAAATAGTCACAGCAGCTGACAAGGGGCCGATCGCATTAGCGACGTCATTGGCGCCGTGGGCAAAAGCCATCATGCAAGCTGTCATAATTTGAAGATAAGCAAAAACTGTTTCGACTCGATTATACTCTTCATGAGTATGATCGAGCTCCATTCGAGGTTTAAGTGACTTGGAAAGGGTATTGACCTCTTCCATCAACAAACCCGCGGTATATTGGGCCTCCCCATTAGACTTAGAATGAAAGCGCTGCAAATGCTTTTGAACTTTCTCCAACGACTGCATAGCCTCTGGATCGTACTCATTGTGCGGCTTCCCGTGTTGTGTAATGGGAATGCGGCGCATGACGAGATGGCTAATAAACGCTCCCAAAAGCCCCGCCCCAACTGTAATGGCTATTTTGGTCAACAGGGTAAGTTCAAGATTTAAATTGTGCAACCCTTCAAAAACTAAGACCAGGGCAAGGATGCTTACCACAATAAATACCAATAAAGGGGTAAGTTTGCGCGTGGCTTCCAAAGGATTTAAAGCGTAGAAAATTTTTTTTCTCAGAAGAGTAAAAATATAATAAGCAAGGACTCCGCCTAAAACAGGAGACAAAATCCAGCTACAGATAATATAACCGACATCTTTCCAGTAAACAGCTTCGAGCCCTCCGACAACGGCTCCAAATCCCACAATAGCTCCGACAATTGAGTGAGTCGTTGAAACCGGCCAGCCAAAATAGGAGGCTAATTGCAACCACATCCCAACAGAAGCCAAAGAGGCTAACATGCCGTAAACGAGGATTCTAGGGTCATGGACAAAAACATCTGGATTAATAATGCCACTTTGCATGGTCTTAGAGACGTGGGAGCCAAAGAAAAAAGCACCACAAAACTCTAAAATAGCTGCAATGATAACAGCTTGACGTAGGGTCAAAGAACCGGAACCTACAGATGTTCCCATGGCATTGGCAACATCATTAGCCCCGATATTCCAGGCCATGTAAAAGCCTGTTACCAAAATTAAAATCAGCAGAGCAGTATCCATAACTCCTTATTTTAATTCTAAAGTCATTCGTACTCGATAGGCCAAGTTTTCAGCAAAATTTGAAATAGAAGCTAAATTTTCAATTAAACGTTGCCATTGGTTAAATGTGATGTAGGTCAGCTGTTCTTCGGCTTTAAATAAGTTTTTTAATAGCCGCCGCTGTATGAGATCAACTTCATGCTCTCGATACGCCACATCATCTACCATGGAACGAACTTTTTCGGCTTCAATACCTCCAAAAGATGATTCAACTAACTCATGCAATTCATTAATGATGAGTTTTGCTCCATCGAATGTCTCAATATTTTTAAGTAGGAATAGTTTAAACTCATCCTTAAAAATTGGCAACATTTCTAATGGTTTAAGTGTCGCAATTACCGCAACATCTTCGACCTTATCAGCAATACTATCTTGAATTGTCAAGATTTCCAGTAAATTTCCGCGATCGATTGGCAAAAATAAGCTTTTTGGCAAATGATTGCGAATATCATTCTTAATCACGTCTGCCTGATGCTCAATTGCTGAAATTTCATCGTAAATTCGCTCAATCTGCGCTTGGTCTTGCCTTTCAATAGCTTCACAAAGGGCTGGCAAAAAATGCACGCAACGTCCGACACTTTCCATATGTGATTGGAGAGGAGCAAAAGGAGAACGGCCAAATAAACTCAAAATTGTCAACATAACAAACGGCTCCTCAATAAGAAAATACTCACAATTTTTCGAATAGGATGTTCGACCCTTAAAGGATATTTACAAAGCATTACCAATGGTTCATAGGTGCCCTTTAAATATCTCTGAACCCTTTTATGCTCTACAAAAAGGACAAATTAATTCAAAATTTAGGTTACTATACTTGGAATTCCTAATCGAGGAATTTATAGGCTTATGGTATATACAAAATGGATGAAAAATGAATAGCGATGATACTTAAAAGCCCAAAGCTCCGGGTATAAATCCTAAATTGTTGCCAATGAATTAATTATTTTAATTAGAGACCTTATGCTCCCGTCTTCTCCTCTTTTACAAGTCCGCGACCTCACCGTCCGCCTGCAAATCGGAAATGATCGTTGGACAGTAGTTGATCAACTCGGCTTCAATCTTTATGCCGGCCAGACTCTGGCTTTAGTCGGGGAATCTGGCTGCGGAAAATCGATGACAGCACTCTCTCTCCTGCGCATTCTACCCACCCCTCCCGCACTTCCTCCTGAAGGAGAGGTCATTTATCGTGGACAAAACCTGCTTGCCTTAAGCGAAAAAGAAATGCGCCAGATGCGAGGGTCGCGCTTGGCCATGATTTTTCAAGATCCTATGAGCGCCTTAAATCCTGTTTATACAATTGGCAATCAGTTAATCGAAGTGGCAGAGCTGCATCTACACCTTGATAGGGATGAAGCCCTTGAACGCGCAAAAAAGGCTCTAGAAAGCGTAGGAATTGCTGATGCTACAAGGCGTTTGAATGATTACCCCCACCAGCTGTCTGGAGGGTTAAAGCAGCGCGTCATGATCGCTATGGCTTTGATGTGCGAACCCGATATCCTCATTGCTGACGAACCAACAACAGCCCTCGATGTCACCATCCAATCCCAGGTTCTTGCACTCATTCGCTCGCTCCAAGAGAAAAAGGGGATGGCCTTGTTGCTCATTACCCATGATATGGGCGTTGTTGCCGAAATGGCAGATGAAGTCATTGTGATGTACACAGCCCAAGGCATTGAAAAAGGACATGTTGAAGACATTTTTTATCATCGAGCACACCCCTATACGCTTGGGCTCTTCCAGTCGCGCCCTTCTGTACAACAAAAAGAAAGGCTCACTCCCATTCCTGGGCAAGTTCCCTCTTTTCGCCACATCCCCAAAGGATGCCGTTTCCATCCGCGCTGCCCTTTTGTGATGGACAAATGCCGCACAGGCCCTGTTCCCGATTTTACTCTTCCACACAACCACATCACAAAATGTTGGCTTTACGATCAGAGTGCAGAAAGCCAAGCTAAACTCAAAGATTCTCAGTTGGAGCAGCTATGAGCCAGTCTTTATTAACTGTCAAAGGTCTGAAAAAGTATTTTCCCATCGTTGCCGGCCTCTTCCGCAAAGAAGTTGGATGCATTAAAGCAGTCGATGGAATCGACTTTACCATTAAAGAAGGCGAAGTGCTGGGCATGGTTGGAGAATCAGGAAGCGGTAAGAGTACTGCCGCCAGAGCGGCTATACGCCTCATTGAGCCAACTGCCGGCGAAATCACCT
Coding sequences within it:
- the coaD gene encoding pantetheine-phosphate adenylyltransferase, producing MKKVIFPGSFDPPTLGHLDIALRAANIFDYVYIAIGQNPRKKHRAFSPEERMELLSTVLHQVPNVEIVTFNGLLADFANTLGVKTILRAIRNASDFDYENLQAQMNRRLGNVETLYMVADEKFRLISSALIHEIAGYGRRLHGFVPEEIEKLVFERLSQLDTMNELLD
- a CDS encoding inorganic phosphate transporter, encoding MDTALLILILVTGFYMAWNIGANDVANAMGTSVGSGSLTLRQAVIIAAILEFCGAFFFGSHVSKTMQSGIINPDVFVHDPRILVYGMLASLASVGMWLQLASYFGWPVSTTHSIVGAIVGFGAVVGGLEAVYWKDVGYIICSWILSPVLGGVLAYYIFTLLRKKIFYALNPLEATRKLTPLLVFIVVSILALVLVFEGLHNLNLELTLLTKIAITVGAGLLGAFISHLVMRRIPITQHGKPHNEYDPEAMQSLEKVQKHLQRFHSKSNGEAQYTAGLLMEEVNTLSKSLKPRMELDHTHEEYNRVETVFAYLQIMTACMMAFAHGANDVANAIGPLSAAVTILTTGLFAVEAPVPTWALALGGSGIVVGLATWGWRVIETIGKKITELTPSRGFAAEFGAATTIVLASRLGLPISTTHTLVGAVLGVGFARGLEAVNLTTTRDILISWVVTVPIGALLAVALFYPIRAVFG
- a CDS encoding TIGR00153 family protein, with the translated sequence MLTILSLFGRSPFAPLQSHMESVGRCVHFLPALCEAIERQDQAQIERIYDEISAIEHQADVIKNDIRNHLPKSLFLPIDRGNLLEILTIQDSIADKVEDVAVIATLKPLEMLPIFKDEFKLFLLKNIETFDGAKLIINELHELVESSFGGIEAEKVRSMVDDVAYREHEVDLIQRRLLKNLFKAEEQLTYITFNQWQRLIENLASISNFAENLAYRVRMTLELK
- a CDS encoding ABC transporter ATP-binding protein — protein: MLPSSPLLQVRDLTVRLQIGNDRWTVVDQLGFNLYAGQTLALVGESGCGKSMTALSLLRILPTPPALPPEGEVIYRGQNLLALSEKEMRQMRGSRLAMIFQDPMSALNPVYTIGNQLIEVAELHLHLDRDEALERAKKALESVGIADATRRLNDYPHQLSGGLKQRVMIAMALMCEPDILIADEPTTALDVTIQSQVLALIRSLQEKKGMALLLITHDMGVVAEMADEVIVMYTAQGIEKGHVEDIFYHRAHPYTLGLFQSRPSVQQKERLTPIPGQVPSFRHIPKGCRFHPRCPFVMDKCRTGPVPDFTLPHNHITKCWLYDQSAESQAKLKDSQLEQL